One Gossypium hirsutum isolate 1008001.06 chromosome A11, Gossypium_hirsutum_v2.1, whole genome shotgun sequence genomic window carries:
- the LOC107891989 gene encoding vesicle-associated protein 2-2, with the protein MNTQLLEIEPKELKFEFILKKQSSCSITLTNKTNQYVAFKVKTTSPKKYCVRPNVGIIMPKSACGFTVTMQAQEEAPPDMICRDKFLIQSTVVPVGTTDEDITSATFVKDSGRHIEENKLKVALVSPSDSPVLSPINGTMNQGMDYDRVETFATLPTVVTIEESKMRNTEDLKPTKDAEWNSRKDMLYEEKLKPKKDAELKPMNDIFGDNLNIIKDTELKPKTDAELKPMNDIFGDNLNIIKDTELKPKNNSFNSKELKPVKDEESKPMEDILETEELKPVKDYKVKTLKTDEDLKFAKDMEEMKSKLSDLESKLGKAEATISKLTEERRLTVQERKTLQEELALLRKKSDVRRVQVGFPLLFVCMVAIGSMFMGYQMQQ; encoded by the exons ATGAACACGCAACTTTTGGAGATTGAGCCAAAGGAACTTAAATTCGAAT TTATATTGAAGAAGCAAAGCTCCTGCTCGATTACGCTTACAAATAAAACTAACCAATATGTTGCTTTCAAG GTTAAAACTACATCTCCGAAGAAATACTGTGTACGGCCTAATGTTGgcatcattatgccaaaatcagcTTGTGGTTTTACAG TTACCATGCAAGCTCAGGAGGAAGCCCCTCCTGATATGATATGTAGAGATAAGTTCTTAATCCAAAGCACAGTTGTCCCAGTAGGAACAACTGATGAAGACATTACATCTGCCACA TTTGTCAAGGACAGTGGAAGACATATTGAAGAGAACAAGCTTAAGGTTGCCCTTGTCAGCCCTTCTGATTCGCCAGTGCTATCACCAATTAATGGGACAATGAATCAGGGAATGGATTATGATAGAGTTGAGACTTTTGCAACACTTCCAACG GTTGTGACGATTGAGGAATCAAAGATGAGAAATACTGAGGATTTGAAGCCAACAAAGGATGCAGAGTGGAATTCAAGGAAAGATATGTTATATGAGGAGAAATTAAAACCAAAGAAGGATGCAGAGCTGAAGCCCATGAATGATATATTTGGtgacaatttaaatataataaaagacACTGAACTGAAGCCAAAGACGGATGCAGAGCTGAAGCCAATGAATGATATTTTTGGtgacaatttaaatataataaaagacACTGAACTGAAGCCAAAGAATAATTCTTTCAATAGCAAGGAGTTAAAGCCGGTGAAAGATGAGGAATCAAAGCCAATGGAGGATATTCTAGAGACCGAGGAATTGAAGCCTGTGAAGGATTACAAGGTGAAAACATTGAAGACTGATGAGGATCTTAAGTTTGCCAAAGATATGGAGGAAATGAAATCAAAATTAAGTGACCTTGAATCAAAGCTAGGCAAG GCTGAAGCAACCATTTCAAAACTGACAGAGGAGAGGAGGTTAACTGTTCAAGAGAGGAAGACCTTACAAGAGGAACTG GCGCTGTTGAGGAAAAAGAGTGATGTAAGAAGAGTTCAAGTGGGATTTCCTCTCCTATTTGTGTGTATGGTAGCAATTGGAAGTATGTTTATGGGGTACCAAATGCAGCAGTGA
- the LOC107891968 gene encoding sodium/hydrogen exchanger 2-like isoform X1, which yields MVAPQLAAVFTKLQTLSTSDHASVVSMNIFVALLCACIVIGHLLEENRWMNESITALIIGVFTGVIILLTSGGKSSHLLVFSEDLFFIYLLPPIIFNAGFQVKKKQFFRNFITIMLFGAVGTLISCTIISLGVINFFKEMDIGSLDIGDFLAIGAIFAATDSVCTLQVLNQDETPLLYSLVFGEGVVNDATSVVLFNAIQSFDLVNTSPRILLEFIGSFLYLFLASTMLGVIVGLVSAYIIKKLYFGRHSTDREFALMMLMAYLSYIMAELFYLSGILTVFFCGIVMSHYTWHNVTESSRVTTKHAFATLSFVAETFLFLYVGMDALDMEKWRFVSDSPGTSVAVSAVLMGLVMVGRAAFVFPLSFLSNLAKKSTSEKISFREQIIIWWAGLMRGAVSMALAYNQFTRGGHTQLRGNAIMITSTITIVLFSTVVFGLMTKPLIRFLLPHPKPTASMLSDQSTPKSMEAPFLGSGQDSFDDSLIGVHRPNSIRALLTTPAHTVHYYWRKFDNAFMRPMFGGRGFVPFVPGSPTERSEPNLPQWQ from the exons ATGGTGGCTCCGCAGTTAGCTGCTGTCTTTACTAAGTTGCAGACACTATCTACTTCAGACCATGCGTCTGTGGTCTCCATGAACATATTTGTAGCGCTTCTTTGTGCTTGCATTGTGATTGGTCATCTTTTGGAGGAGAATAGATGGATGAACGAATCAATTACTGCCCTTATCATT GGTGTTTTTACTGGGGTCATTATTTTGTTGACAAGTGGGGGTAAAAGCTCTCATCTTTTAGTCTTCAGTGAAGATCTGTTCTTTATCTATCTTCTGCCCCCTATTATATTCAATGCTGG GTTTCAGGTGAAAAAGAAGCAATTTTTCCGTAACTTTATCACCATCATGCTGTTTGGGGCTGTTGGTACACTAATATCTTGTACAATTATCTCTTTAG GTGTAATTAACTTCTTCAAGGAAATGGACATTGGCTCCTTAGACATTGGAGATTTTCTAG CAATTGGTGCAATATTTGCTGCGACAGATTCTGTTTGCACACTGCAG GTGCTTAATCAGGATGAGACTCCATTACTCTACAGTTTGGTTTTCGGAGAGGGTGTTGTAAATGATGCAACATCTGTGGTGCTTTTCAATGCAATCCAGAGTTTTGACCTCGTTAATACCAGTCCTAGAATTCTTCTGGAGTTTATTGGCagctttttgtatttatttttagcAAGCACTATGCTGGGAGTGATT gTTGGGTTGGTTAGTGCTTACATCATCAAAAAGTTGTACTTTGGAAG GCACTCAACAGATCGTGAATTTGCTCTTATGATGCTTATGGCATACCTTTCGTATATCATGGCTGAA CTGTTCTATTTGAGTGGCATTCTTACAGTATTCTTTTGTGGGATTGTGATGTCACATTATACCTGGCACAATGTTACTGAGAGTTCAAGAGTAACTACAAA GCATGCCTTTGCTACCTTGTCATTTGTTGCTGAGACTTTTCTCTTTCTTTATGTCGGGATGGATGCTTTGGACATGGAGAAGTGGAGATTTGTCAGTGATAG CCCTGGAACGTCAGTTGCTGTTAGTGCTGTGCTGATGGGTCTTGTTATGGTTGGAAGAGCGGCTTTTGTGTTTCCCCTGTCATTTTTATCCAACTTGGCAAAGAAATCAACTAGTGAGAAAATCAGCTTCAGGGAACAA ATTATAATATGGTGGGCTGGGCTCATGAGAGGCGCTGTATCTATGGCACTTGCATATAATCAG TTTACAAGGGGGGGCCATACTCAGTTGCGAGGAAATGCAATTATGATTACAAGCACCATAACCATTGTTCTATTCAGCACTGTG GTTTTTGGTTTAATGACTAAACCTCTAATAAGGTTCTTGCTGCCTCATCCCAAACCAACAGCCAGCATGCTCTCAGACCAATCTACTCCAAAATCAATGGAGGCACCATTTCTCGGAAGCGGCCAGGACTCTTTTGATGATAGTTTAATTGGAGTTCATCGACCAAACAGCATTCGTGCACTTCTTACAACTCCAGCACACACTGTTCATTACTATTGGCGAAAGTTTGATAATGCCTTCATGCGCCCTATGTTTGGTGGCCGGGGTTTTGTGCCCTTCGTTCCTGGCTCCCCAACAGAAAGGAGTGAACCTAATCTGCCTCAATGGCAATGA